In Pseudomonas nunensis, a single window of DNA contains:
- the hutI gene encoding imidazolonepropionase — protein sequence MKTLWQHCHVATMAQGVYSIIEDAAIVTSGAHIEWIGPRAELPSGEYPAVNDLKGAWVTPGLIDCHTHTVFGGNRSGEFEQRLQGVSYSEIAAAGGGIASTVRATRAASEDELFASAAKRLKSLLRDGVTTVEMKSGYGLDLASERKILRVIRRLGAELPVSVRSTCLAAHALPPEYKDRADDYIDHICAEMLPALAAEGLVDAVDAFCEYLAFSPAQVERVFITAQELGLPVKLHAEQLSSLHGSSLAARYHALSADHLEFMDEDDAIAMAASGTVAVLLPGAFYFLRETQLPPMDALRKHGVKIAIASDLNPGTSPALSLRLMLNMACTCFRMTPEEALAGATIHAATALGMAETHGSLEVGKVADFVAWQIDRPADLSYWLGGDLEKRVVRHGVEISV from the coding sequence ATGAAAACTCTCTGGCAACACTGCCACGTCGCAACCATGGCGCAAGGCGTCTACTCGATCATCGAGGATGCGGCCATCGTGACGTCCGGTGCGCACATTGAGTGGATCGGCCCACGTGCTGAACTGCCGTCCGGTGAATACCCGGCGGTCAACGATTTGAAAGGGGCCTGGGTTACCCCGGGCCTGATCGACTGCCACACACATACGGTGTTCGGCGGTAACCGCAGCGGTGAATTCGAGCAGCGCCTGCAAGGCGTCAGCTATTCGGAAATCGCCGCGGCCGGTGGCGGCATCGCCAGCACCGTGCGCGCCACCCGCGCCGCCAGTGAAGACGAACTGTTCGCCAGCGCCGCCAAGCGCCTGAAAAGCCTCCTGCGCGACGGCGTAACCACGGTCGAGATGAAATCCGGCTACGGCCTGGACCTGGCCAGCGAACGCAAGATCCTGCGGGTCATCCGTCGCCTCGGCGCCGAGCTGCCGGTCAGCGTGCGCAGCACATGCCTGGCGGCCCACGCCTTGCCGCCGGAATACAAGGATCGCGCCGACGACTACATCGATCACATCTGCGCTGAAATGCTCCCGGCCCTGGCGGCCGAAGGGCTAGTGGATGCGGTAGATGCGTTCTGCGAATACCTGGCGTTCTCGCCGGCACAAGTCGAGCGCGTCTTCATCACCGCACAGGAACTCGGTTTGCCGGTGAAGCTGCATGCCGAGCAGTTGTCGTCCCTCCACGGTTCGAGCCTGGCCGCGCGTTACCACGCGCTGTCCGCCGATCACCTGGAATTCATGGACGAAGACGACGCCATCGCCATGGCCGCGTCCGGCACCGTCGCGGTGTTGCTGCCGGGGGCGTTCTATTTCCTGCGCGAAACCCAATTGCCGCCGATGGACGCCTTGCGCAAACACGGCGTGAAAATCGCCATCGCCAGCGACCTCAACCCCGGCACTTCGCCGGCGCTGTCGCTGCGCCTGATGCTGAACATGGCCTGCACCTGTTTCCGCATGACCCCGGAAGAAGCCCTGGCCGGCGCGACGATTCATGCCGCCACCGCACTGGGCATGGCCGAGACTCACGGTTCGCTGGAAGTCGGCAAGGTCGCAGACTTTGTGGCCTGGCAAATCGATCGTCCCGCCGACTTGTCGTACTGGCTGGGCGGTGACCTGGAAAAACGCGTCGTGCGTCACGGCGTCGAAATTAGCGTTTAG
- the hutH gene encoding histidine ammonia-lyase, with amino-acid sequence MTALNLIPGQLSLAQLRDIYQQPVKITLDNSASAQIEASVACVEQILAENRTAYGINTGFGLLASTRIASEDLENLQRSLVLSHAAGVGEPISDALVRLVMVLKVNSLSRGFSGIRRVVIDALIALINAEVYPHIPLKGSVGASGDLAPLAHMSLVLLGEGKARYKGEWMEATEALKVAGLTPLTLAAKEGLALLNGTQVSTAYALRGLFEGEDLFAGALAIGGMTVEAVLGSRSPFDARIHAARGQKGQIDAAAAYRDLLGERSEVSASHENCEKVQDPYSLRCQPQVMGACLTQFRQAAEVLAVEANAVSDNPLVFAAEGDVISGGNFHAEPVAMAADNMALAIAEIGSLSERRISLMMDKHMSQLPPFLVANGGVNSGFMIAQVTAAALASENKALSHPHSVDSLPTSANQEDHVSMAPAAGKRLWEMAENTRGVLAVEWLAACQGLDLREGLKTSTKLEKARAILRAEVPFYEKDRFFAPDINAASELLATRCLNELVSAKLLPSL; translated from the coding sequence GTGACTGCGCTAAATTTGATTCCCGGCCAACTGAGCCTTGCCCAACTGCGTGATATCTATCAGCAACCGGTCAAAATCACCCTCGACAACAGCGCTTCGGCCCAGATTGAAGCCAGCGTTGCCTGCGTGGAACAGATCCTCGCCGAGAACCGCACTGCCTATGGCATTAACACCGGTTTCGGCCTGCTGGCCTCGACCCGCATCGCCAGTGAAGACCTGGAAAACCTGCAGCGCTCGCTGGTGTTGTCCCACGCCGCCGGTGTCGGCGAGCCAATCAGCGACGCGCTGGTACGCTTGGTCATGGTGCTCAAGGTCAACAGCCTGAGCCGTGGGTTCTCCGGGATTCGTCGCGTGGTGATCGACGCGTTGATCGCGCTGATCAACGCCGAGGTTTACCCGCACATTCCATTGAAAGGTTCGGTGGGGGCTTCCGGTGACCTCGCGCCTTTGGCCCATATGTCCCTGGTGCTGCTGGGCGAAGGCAAGGCTCGCTACAAGGGCGAGTGGATGGAAGCCACCGAAGCGCTGAAAGTCGCCGGTCTGACTCCGCTGACCCTGGCTGCGAAAGAAGGCCTGGCGCTGCTCAACGGCACTCAGGTTTCTACCGCTTACGCCCTGCGCGGTCTGTTCGAAGGCGAAGACTTGTTCGCCGGTGCCTTGGCCATTGGTGGCATGACGGTTGAAGCGGTATTGGGTTCGCGCTCGCCGTTCGACGCGCGCATTCATGCGGCTCGCGGCCAGAAAGGCCAGATCGACGCCGCTGCCGCTTATCGCGATTTGCTCGGTGAGCGCAGTGAAGTGTCCGCTTCCCACGAGAACTGCGAGAAGGTTCAGGACCCGTACTCCCTGCGCTGCCAGCCGCAAGTCATGGGCGCCTGCCTGACTCAGTTCCGCCAGGCTGCCGAAGTGCTGGCCGTCGAAGCCAACGCCGTTTCCGACAACCCATTGGTTTTCGCCGCTGAAGGCGATGTGATCTCTGGTGGTAACTTCCACGCCGAACCGGTGGCCATGGCCGCTGACAACATGGCGTTGGCCATCGCCGAAATCGGTTCCCTGAGCGAACGCCGCATCTCGCTGATGATGGACAAGCACATGTCGCAACTGCCGCCGTTCCTGGTGGCCAATGGCGGCGTGAACTCCGGTTTCATGATCGCCCAAGTGACCGCAGCGGCACTCGCCAGCGAGAACAAGGCGTTGTCCCATCCGCATTCGGTGGACAGCCTGCCGACTTCCGCCAACCAGGAAGACCACGTGTCGATGGCCCCGGCCGCCGGCAAGCGTCTGTGGGAAATGGCCGAGAACACCCGCGGCGTGCTGGCCGTGGAATGGCTGGCGGCGTGCCAGGGCCTGGATCTGCGTGAAGGCCTGAAGACGTCGACCAAACTGGAAAAGGCTCGGGCCATCCTGCGCGCTGAAGTGCCGTTCTATGAGAAGGACCGGTTCTTTGCCCCGGACATCAATGCGGCGAGCGAGTTGTTGGCGACCCGCTGCCTGAATGAGCTGGTGTCGGCGAAGTTGTTGCCTAGCCTGTAA
- the hutH gene encoding histidine ammonia-lyase, whose translation MSQAEKIVIADAPLRWQDVVAVARHGAQLELSTATWARIDNAQAIVQRIVASGERAYGVNTGLGALCNVSLKDEQLSQLSRNTLLSHACGVGVPLADEQTRAIICAAIRNYSHGKSGIHRRVVEALLALLNRGITPQVPSQGSVGYLTHMAHISIALLGVGNVSYRGQIVSAQQALAEEGLEPVQLGAKDGLCLVNGTPCMTGLSCLALADATRLVQWADVIGAMSFEAQRGQIAAFDAEIIALKPHPGMQQVGINLRALLDGSEVIASSKGIRTQDALSIRSIPQVHGAARDQLEHARQQIEIELNSVTDNPMLLGTPDNYRVMSQANPHGQSVAMAADLLAIAMAEIGSIAERRLDRLINPHVSGLPAFLVANPGVNSGMMIVQYVAASLCAENRQLAQPAVLDNYVTSGLQEDHLSLGTNAALKLHRALENVTQILAIEYLLAAQAFEFLKEQRFGAGTDSAWRLLRERVPAYDQDRWLAPDIAAAASVLKDPILLHKALPNLN comes from the coding sequence ATGTCCCAGGCTGAAAAAATCGTTATCGCCGACGCCCCGTTGCGTTGGCAGGATGTGGTGGCCGTCGCCCGTCATGGCGCGCAGCTTGAGCTGTCGACCGCGACCTGGGCGCGGATCGACAATGCCCAGGCCATCGTCCAGCGCATCGTCGCCAGCGGCGAGCGTGCGTATGGCGTCAACACCGGCCTCGGCGCTTTGTGCAATGTCTCGCTGAAAGACGAACAACTCAGCCAGTTGTCCCGCAACACCTTGCTCAGTCACGCCTGTGGCGTTGGCGTGCCATTGGCCGACGAGCAGACTCGCGCAATCATCTGCGCTGCCATTCGCAACTACAGCCATGGCAAATCCGGCATCCATCGCCGGGTCGTCGAAGCCTTGCTGGCGCTGCTCAATCGCGGCATCACCCCGCAAGTGCCGTCCCAGGGTTCGGTGGGTTACCTGACCCACATGGCCCACATCAGCATCGCGCTTTTGGGTGTCGGCAACGTCAGCTATCGCGGGCAGATCGTCTCCGCGCAACAAGCCCTGGCCGAAGAAGGCCTGGAGCCGGTTCAACTCGGTGCCAAGGACGGTTTGTGCCTGGTCAACGGCACGCCGTGCATGACCGGCCTAAGTTGCCTGGCGCTGGCCGACGCGACGCGTCTGGTGCAATGGGCCGACGTGATCGGTGCCATGAGTTTCGAAGCCCAGCGCGGTCAGATCGCCGCGTTCGACGCCGAGATCATCGCGCTCAAACCGCACCCGGGCATGCAGCAAGTCGGCATCAACCTGCGGGCGTTGCTTGATGGCAGTGAAGTGATTGCTTCGAGCAAAGGCATTCGCACCCAGGATGCGCTGAGCATCCGTTCGATCCCGCAAGTCCACGGCGCCGCTCGCGATCAACTGGAGCACGCCCGGCAGCAGATCGAAATTGAACTCAACTCGGTCACCGATAACCCGATGCTGCTGGGCACGCCGGACAACTATCGCGTGATGTCCCAGGCCAACCCCCACGGTCAATCCGTGGCAATGGCGGCGGATTTGCTGGCGATTGCCATGGCCGAAATCGGCTCCATCGCCGAGCGTCGCCTGGACCGTTTGATCAACCCGCACGTCAGTGGCTTGCCGGCATTCCTGGTGGCCAATCCGGGGGTTAACTCCGGGATGATGATCGTCCAGTATGTCGCCGCTTCGTTGTGTGCGGAAAACCGCCAATTAGCGCAACCGGCGGTGCTCGACAACTACGTGACTTCGGGCCTGCAGGAAGACCATTTGAGCCTGGGCACCAACGCCGCGCTGAAGCTGCATCGCGCCCTTGAAAACGTCACGCAGATCCTCGCCATCGAGTACCTGTTGGCGGCACAGGCGTTTGAATTCTTGAAAGAGCAGCGTTTTGGCGCGGGTACCGATTCGGCGTGGCGTCTGCTGCGCGAACGCGTTCCGGCCTACGACCAGGATCGTTGGCTGGCGCCGGATATCGCCGCCGCTGCCAGCGTGTTGAAAGACCCGATTTTGCTGCACAAGGCTTTACCCAATCTGAACTGA
- a CDS encoding quaternary amine ABC transporter ATP-binding protein — translation MNDATVSKIEVKNVFKIFGNRSKEALGMIGQGKTKDQVLAETGCVVGVNDLSLSIGTGEIFVIMGLSGSGKSTLVRHFNRLIDPTSGAILVDGVDILQYDMEALREFRRHKISMVFQSFGLLPHKTVVDNVAYGLKVRGESKQMCSERALHWINTVGLKGYENKYPHQLSGGMRQRVGLARALAADTDIILMDEAFSALDPLIRAEMQDQLLELQKTLHKTIVFITHDLDEAVRIGNRIAILKDGRLIQVGTPREILHSPADEYVDRFVQRRAAVV, via the coding sequence ATGAACGACGCAACCGTGAGCAAAATCGAAGTCAAAAACGTCTTCAAGATTTTCGGCAACCGTTCCAAGGAAGCGCTGGGCATGATTGGCCAGGGCAAGACCAAGGACCAGGTGCTGGCCGAAACCGGCTGCGTGGTCGGCGTGAATGACTTGTCCCTGAGCATCGGCACTGGCGAGATCTTCGTGATCATGGGCCTGTCGGGTTCCGGCAAATCGACCCTGGTGCGTCACTTCAACCGCCTGATCGACCCGACCAGCGGCGCGATCCTGGTGGACGGCGTGGACATCCTGCAATACGACATGGAAGCCCTGCGCGAATTTCGCCGGCACAAGATCAGCATGGTGTTCCAGAGCTTCGGCCTGCTGCCGCACAAGACCGTGGTGGACAACGTCGCCTACGGCTTGAAAGTGCGTGGCGAGAGCAAGCAAATGTGCTCCGAACGCGCGCTGCACTGGATCAACACCGTGGGCCTCAAGGGCTACGAAAACAAATACCCGCACCAGCTCTCGGGCGGCATGCGCCAACGTGTAGGCCTGGCCCGCGCCCTGGCGGCGGACACCGACATCATCCTGATGGACGAAGCGTTCAGCGCCCTCGACCCGCTGATTCGCGCCGAGATGCAGGACCAGTTGCTGGAACTGCAAAAGACCCTGCACAAGACCATCGTCTTCATCACCCACGACCTCGACGAGGCCGTGCGCATCGGCAATCGCATTGCGATTCTCAAGGACGGGCGCCTGATCCAGGTCGGCACGCCAAGAGAGATCCTGCACTCGCCGGCGGATGAGTATGTCGACCGGTTCGTGCAGCGGCGGGCGGCGGTGGTTTGA
- a CDS encoding ABC transporter permease, which produces MFPESFTFSIADWVNGWVDSLVTNYGDVFRHISDTLLWAIVNLEGMLRAAPWWLMLAIVAGIAWHATRKVLTTAVIVGLLFLVGAVGLWDKLMQTLALMMVATVISVLIGIPLGILSARSNRLRSVLMPLLDIMQTMPSFVYLIPVLMLFGLGKVPAIFATVIYAAPPLIRLTDLGIRQVDGEVMEAINAFGANRWQQLFGVQLPLALPSIMAGINQTTMMALSMVVIASMIGARGLGEDVLVGIQTLNVGRGLEAGLAIVILAVVIDRITQAYGRPRHEVSK; this is translated from the coding sequence ATGTTTCCCGAAAGCTTTACCTTTTCCATCGCCGACTGGGTCAACGGTTGGGTCGATTCGCTGGTCACCAACTACGGCGACGTGTTCCGGCACATCTCCGACACCCTGTTGTGGGCCATCGTCAATCTTGAAGGCATGCTGCGTGCCGCACCGTGGTGGCTGATGCTCGCCATCGTGGCCGGCATTGCCTGGCACGCGACCCGTAAAGTGCTGACCACCGCCGTGATCGTCGGGCTGCTGTTTCTGGTGGGTGCGGTCGGCCTGTGGGACAAGCTGATGCAGACCCTCGCGCTGATGATGGTGGCGACGGTCATTTCGGTGCTGATCGGCATTCCGCTGGGCATTCTCTCGGCGCGCAGCAATCGCCTGCGTTCGGTGCTGATGCCGTTGCTGGACATCATGCAGACCATGCCGAGTTTCGTGTACCTGATCCCGGTGCTGATGCTGTTCGGCCTGGGCAAGGTCCCGGCGATTTTCGCCACCGTGATCTACGCCGCGCCACCGCTGATCCGCCTGACCGACCTGGGCATCCGCCAGGTAGACGGTGAAGTGATGGAAGCGATCAACGCCTTCGGTGCCAACCGTTGGCAGCAACTGTTCGGCGTGCAACTGCCGCTGGCCCTGCCGAGCATCATGGCCGGGATCAACCAGACCACCATGATGGCCCTGTCGATGGTAGTTATCGCCTCGATGATCGGTGCCCGTGGCCTGGGCGAAGACGTGTTGGTGGGGATTCAGACCCTCAACGTCGGACGTGGCCTTGAGGCCGGTCTGGCGATCGTGATTCTGGCAGTGGTGATCGACCGCATTACTCAAGCGTATGGTCGGCCACGGCATGAGGTGAGCAAATGA
- a CDS encoding ABC transporter substrate-binding protein — translation MKSNKTLLTTLLSMGLLASAGATQAAGWCESGKPVKFAGLNWESAMLLTDVLQVVLEKGYDCKTDSLPGNSITMENALSSNDIQVFAEEWVGRSEVWNKAEKAGKVVGVGAPVVGAIEGWYVPRYVIEGDAKRKLEPKAPDLKNIADLAKYSAVFKDQEEPSKGRFYNCPAGWTCELDNSEMLKSYGLESTYTNFRPGTGPALDAAVLSSYKRGEPILFYYWSPTPLMGQVDLVKLEEKPGVDKSVTIKVGLSKTFHDEAPELVAVLEKVNLPIDILNQNLGRMTKERIESPKLAKIFLKEHPEVWHAWVSEDAAKKIDAAL, via the coding sequence ATGAAATCGAACAAGACCCTGCTGACCACATTGCTTTCCATGGGCCTGCTGGCCAGCGCCGGAGCCACCCAGGCAGCCGGTTGGTGCGAGTCGGGCAAACCGGTGAAATTCGCCGGCCTGAACTGGGAAAGCGCCATGCTGCTGACCGACGTGCTGCAAGTCGTGTTGGAGAAAGGCTACGACTGCAAGACCGACAGCTTGCCTGGCAACTCCATCACTATGGAAAACGCCCTGAGCAGCAACGACATCCAAGTGTTTGCCGAAGAGTGGGTCGGCCGCAGCGAAGTCTGGAACAAGGCTGAGAAGGCCGGCAAAGTCGTCGGCGTCGGCGCTCCGGTTGTGGGGGCAATCGAAGGTTGGTACGTGCCGCGCTACGTGATCGAAGGCGATGCCAAGCGCAAGCTGGAACCCAAGGCACCGGACCTGAAAAACATCGCTGACCTGGCCAAATATTCGGCCGTGTTCAAGGATCAGGAAGAGCCATCCAAGGGGCGTTTCTACAACTGCCCGGCCGGCTGGACCTGTGAACTCGACAACAGCGAAATGCTGAAAAGCTACGGTCTGGAAAGCACCTACACCAACTTCCGCCCAGGCACTGGTCCGGCGCTGGATGCGGCGGTGCTGTCGAGCTACAAGCGTGGCGAGCCGATCCTGTTCTACTACTGGTCGCCAACACCGCTGATGGGTCAGGTTGACCTGGTCAAACTCGAAGAGAAGCCAGGCGTGGACAAAAGCGTGACCATCAAGGTCGGCCTGTCCAAGACCTTCCACGACGAAGCCCCGGAACTGGTGGCCGTGCTGGAAAAGGTCAACCTGCCGATCGACATCCTCAACCAGAACCTCGGGCGCATGACCAAAGAGCGGATCGAATCGCCAAAACTGGCCAAGATCTTCTTGAAGGAACATCCTGAAGTTTGGCACGCGTGGGTGAGCGAAGACGCAGCCAAGAAAATCGACGCGGCCTTGTAG
- a CDS encoding purine-cytosine permease family protein, translated as MAVNSDRAGSKPLIEKRSIDYIPEAERHGRLLSQFTLWMGANLQITAIVTGALAVVLGGDVFWSLIGLLIGQLLGGGVMALHAAQGPKLGLPQMISSRVQFGVYGAAIPIVLVCLMYLGFTATGTVLSGQALGQLFGVSDTVGILIFASVIVLVTVLGYRVIHWIGRIASVIGVIAFVYLFSRLISQTDVGALLQIRHFSWSSFLLAVSLAASWQIAFGPYVADYSRYLPSKTSSVKTFFAAGAGSVIGAQVAMILGVFAAASANGQFVGHEVAYIVGLGGTGATAALLYFSIAFGKVTISTLNSYGSFMCIATIISGFRGELKVTRLQRLVFVLVIVGAATLMALLGQHSFLGAFKSFILFLLAFFTPWSAINLVDYYCITRERYDVPALADPNGRYGRWNMLGISIYVFGVLVQLPFISTKFYTGPLVAALGDVDISWIIGLVLPAALYYVCAKKWHGTVPDQLILPVEQDSVVQPKTSGAGRAAAQA; from the coding sequence ATGGCTGTTAACAGCGATCGTGCAGGCAGTAAACCGTTGATCGAGAAGCGCTCGATCGACTACATCCCGGAAGCGGAAAGACACGGTCGTCTGTTGAGCCAGTTCACATTGTGGATGGGTGCCAACCTGCAAATCACCGCCATCGTGACGGGCGCTCTCGCCGTCGTACTCGGTGGTGATGTGTTCTGGTCGTTGATCGGTTTGCTGATCGGGCAACTGCTCGGCGGCGGCGTGATGGCGTTGCATGCCGCGCAAGGGCCCAAGCTTGGCCTGCCGCAGATGATCTCCAGCCGCGTGCAGTTCGGTGTTTACGGTGCGGCCATCCCGATCGTGCTGGTGTGTCTGATGTACCTCGGCTTCACCGCGACGGGGACGGTGCTTTCCGGCCAGGCCCTGGGCCAGTTGTTTGGCGTCAGTGACACCGTCGGTATCCTCATCTTCGCCAGTGTCATCGTGCTGGTCACGGTGCTCGGTTATCGGGTGATCCATTGGATTGGCCGTATTGCCAGTGTCATTGGTGTGATTGCCTTTGTTTACCTGTTCAGTCGCCTGATCAGCCAGACTGACGTTGGCGCACTCCTGCAAATCCGCCACTTCAGCTGGAGCAGCTTCCTGCTGGCGGTGTCGCTCGCGGCGTCCTGGCAGATCGCATTCGGTCCTTACGTGGCTGACTATTCGCGCTACCTGCCGAGCAAGACTTCCTCGGTCAAAACCTTTTTCGCCGCCGGTGCGGGTTCGGTGATTGGCGCACAGGTGGCGATGATCCTCGGCGTGTTTGCCGCTGCGTCGGCCAACGGGCAATTCGTCGGTCACGAAGTGGCCTACATCGTGGGTCTTGGCGGTACCGGTGCCACTGCTGCGTTGCTGTATTTCAGCATCGCGTTCGGCAAGGTCACCATCTCCACGCTGAACTCCTACGGCAGCTTCATGTGCATTGCGACCATCATCAGCGGCTTCCGTGGTGAGCTGAAGGTCACGCGCTTGCAGCGTCTGGTCTTCGTGCTGGTCATCGTCGGTGCTGCGACCCTGATGGCGCTGCTCGGTCAGCACTCGTTCCTCGGTGCGTTCAAGTCCTTCATCCTGTTCCTGCTCGCATTCTTTACACCATGGAGCGCGATCAACCTGGTGGACTACTACTGCATCACCCGTGAGCGCTATGACGTGCCGGCGCTGGCCGATCCAAACGGTCGCTACGGCCGCTGGAACATGCTCGGTATCAGCATCTATGTGTTCGGCGTGCTGGTGCAGTTGCCGTTCATTTCCACCAAGTTCTATACCGGTCCGCTGGTGGCAGCTTTGGGCGATGTGGATATTTCCTGGATCATCGGTCTGGTGCTTCCCGCAGCCCTTTATTACGTGTGCGCCAAAAAATGGCACGGCACCGTGCCCGATCAACTGATTCTGCCGGTCGAGCAGGACAGCGTTGTACAACCTAAAACAAGCGGGGCCGGTCGCGCTGCGGCGCAGGCCTGA
- the hutU gene encoding urocanate hydratase, with protein sequence MTDNKPTKYRDVEIRAARGNKLTAKSWLTEAPLRMLMNNLDPEVAENPKELVVYGGIGRAARNWECYDKIVESLTNLNDDETLLVQSGKPVGVFKTHTNAPRVLIANSNLVPHWASWEHFNELDAKGLAMYGQMTAGSWIYIGSQGIVQGTYETFVEAGRQHYNDDLKGRWVLTAGLGGMGGAQPLAATLAGACSLNIECQQVSIDFRLNSRYVDEQATDLDDALARIEKYTKEGKAISIALLGNAAEILPELVKRGVRPDMVTDQTSAHDPLNGYLPAGWTWEEYRARAKTEPAAVVKAAKQSMAVHVKAMLEFQKMGIPTFDYGNNIRQMAQEEGVENAFDFPGFVPAYIRPLFCRGIGPFRWAALSGNAEDIYKTDAKVKELIPDDAHLHNWLDMARERISFQGLPARICWVGLGLRAKLGLAFNEMVRSGELSAPIVIGRDHLDSGSVASPNRETESMQDGSDAVSDWPLLNALLNTASGATWVSLHHGGGVGMGFSQHSGMVIVCDGTDEAAERIARVLHNDPATGVMRHADAGYQIAIDCAKEQGLNLPMITGK encoded by the coding sequence GTGACTGACAATAAGCCCACTAAGTACCGTGACGTAGAAATCCGCGCCGCCCGCGGCAACAAGCTGACCGCCAAGAGCTGGCTGACTGAAGCGCCGCTGCGCATGTTGATGAACAACCTCGACCCGGAAGTCGCCGAGAACCCTAAAGAATTGGTGGTTTACGGTGGTATCGGTCGTGCGGCGCGTAACTGGGAATGCTACGACAAGATCGTCGAAAGCCTGACCAACCTGAATGACGACGAGACCCTGCTGGTGCAATCCGGCAAGCCGGTCGGCGTGTTCAAGACCCACACCAATGCACCTCGCGTACTGATCGCCAACTCCAACCTGGTGCCACACTGGGCGAGCTGGGAACACTTCAACGAACTCGACGCCAAAGGCCTGGCCATGTACGGCCAGATGACCGCCGGCAGCTGGATCTACATCGGCAGCCAGGGCATCGTCCAGGGCACCTACGAAACCTTCGTCGAAGCCGGTCGCCAACACTACAACGATGACCTGAAAGGTCGTTGGGTCCTGACCGCCGGCCTCGGCGGCATGGGCGGTGCTCAGCCTCTTGCTGCAACGTTGGCCGGCGCTTGCTCGCTGAACATCGAATGCCAGCAGGTCAGCATCGATTTCCGCCTGAACAGCCGTTACGTCGACGAACAAGCCACCGACCTCGACGACGCGCTGGCCCGCATCGAGAAATACACCAAAGAAGGCAAGGCGATCTCCATCGCACTGCTGGGCAACGCGGCGGAAATCCTGCCGGAACTGGTCAAGCGCGGCGTGCGCCCGGATATGGTCACCGACCAGACCAGCGCCCACGACCCGCTCAACGGTTACCTGCCGGCCGGCTGGACCTGGGAAGAGTATCGCGCTCGCGCCAAGACCGAGCCTGCTGCCGTGGTCAAAGCCGCCAAGCAATCGATGGCCGTGCACGTTAAAGCGATGCTCGAATTCCAGAAAATGGGCATTCCAACCTTCGACTACGGCAACAACATCCGTCAGATGGCCCAGGAAGAAGGCGTGGAAAACGCATTCGACTTCCCAGGCTTCGTACCGGCTTACATCCGTCCGCTGTTCTGCCGTGGCATCGGTCCATTCCGTTGGGCCGCACTGTCGGGTAACGCGGAAGACATCTACAAGACCGACGCCAAAGTAAAAGAACTGATCCCGGACGACGCCCACCTGCACAACTGGCTGGACATGGCCCGCGAGCGCATCAGCTTCCAGGGTCTGCCGGCACGTATCTGCTGGGTTGGCCTGGGCCTGCGCGCCAAGCTCGGCCTGGCGTTCAACGAAATGGTGCGCAGCGGTGAATTGTCCGCGCCAATCGTGATCGGTCGCGACCATCTGGACTCCGGTTCGGTCGCCAGCCCGAACCGCGAAACCGAGTCGATGCAGGACGGTTCCGACGCTGTGTCCGACTGGCCACTGCTCAACGCCCTGCTCAACACCGCGAGCGGCGCGACCTGGGTTTCCCTGCACCACGGCGGCGGCGTCGGCATGGGCTTCTCCCAGCACTCGGGCATGGTGATTGTCTGTGACGGTACCGACGAAGCGGCCGAGCGTATCGCTCGCGTGCTGCACAACGACCCGGCGACTGGCGTTATGCGTCACGCCGATGCGGGTTACCAGATCGCGATCGACTGCGCCAAGGAACAAGGCCTGAACCTGCCGATGATCACCGGCAAATAA
- a CDS encoding HutD family protein, translating to MKMKVLRAKDYPRMPWKNGGGSTEEITRDAGTGLDGFGWRLSIADIGESGGFSTFAGYERVITVLQGDGMTLRVDGQNTRPLLPLDPFAFSGESQVSCALLGGPIRDFNLIYAPQRYSARLQWLEGEQRFFSSAGTVLVFSVAEALDVKVSNSDAQLGRHDCLQLDGNAGLLEVSSNGQCCVIELTAR from the coding sequence ATGAAAATGAAGGTTTTACGCGCCAAAGATTACCCGCGCATGCCGTGGAAAAACGGCGGCGGCAGCACTGAAGAAATCACCCGCGATGCGGGTACGGGCCTCGATGGTTTCGGCTGGCGCCTGTCGATTGCCGATATCGGTGAATCGGGCGGCTTCTCGACGTTCGCCGGCTATGAGCGCGTGATCACCGTGCTGCAGGGCGACGGCATGACCCTGCGCGTCGATGGCCAGAACACACGGCCATTGTTACCGCTGGACCCATTTGCCTTTAGCGGTGAGAGCCAGGTGTCGTGCGCCTTGCTCGGCGGGCCGATTCGCGATTTCAACCTGATCTACGCGCCGCAGCGCTACAGCGCACGGTTGCAGTGGCTGGAAGGCGAGCAGCGGTTTTTCAGTTCGGCCGGGACTGTGCTGGTGTTCAGTGTCGCCGAAGCGCTGGACGTGAAAGTGAGTAACAGCGACGCACAATTGGGTCGCCATGATTGCCTGCAACTTGATGGTAATGCTGGTTTGCTGGAAGTCTCCAGTAACGGCCAATGCTGCGTGATTGAGCTGACTGCACGCTGA